The following coding sequences are from one Ctenopharyngodon idella isolate HZGC_01 chromosome 17, HZGC01, whole genome shotgun sequence window:
- the LOC127498312 gene encoding kelch repeat and BTB domain-containing protein 11: protein MNNTLQDRNMFTVQADVIFHAANPDSPESPIPAEGNNNNVPAMGKTGIPSMEILQDLQGTWNTSESGGLTDNRSLGHYGAVTGAEYTQDAESSDSGFQEHIQPLDSTRAQNLDLSLRNISEASSQGNIREETNGTKVSCSLAPSLRFQPESKEEIDKLSNALRDGQFDIKNVSSTEDRNHSRSSSQETRSLEKTLGCFISSSEGADQTRYRTSFGQTGLESSQGLKQSGSAVREALSAKEEPNLVIEVGGQKIQAHKSVLAEKSDYFKARLSRDILKVKGMSYKTLLVLVDYVYSSQMNVSKDNVVDVITGAKILQMPCAVQAAIDTISTQIKPENCYEILTIAKKQRLSELKETAYRFMSDNYLQVLRDPAVYGRLTGSERDLILRKRMESRKCLMVAEINDVFERVGSRPPSRNSSRPQSPLSITSFEDNHMIYYYNKSSKDWHTLTVMPDDINTRGCGICTMYNYLFVAGGIRGTGEKSKVSDKVFCYNPITDRWSEVRPMNQARSQLKLVSMDGNLYAIGGECLFTVEKYDPRMDRWTAVAPLPKGAFAVAHEATTCNGELYVSGGSLFYRLLKYDPKRDEWQECPYNNSRKKSTDMVALKSFIYRFDVNREQGISVFKYNTIVKMWHDCASQQQGCTLPFRCAVIDNCIYCVNKSQTLQFVVEEDGGRFKDESLKAPVEAKGILFPFVLSLPERGGRIA, encoded by the coding sequence ATGAACAACACTCTGCAAGACAGAAACATGTTCACAGTACAAGCAGACGTTATATTTCACGCTGCAAACCCTGACTCTCCAGAATCACCTATCCCCGCTGAAGGGAACAACAACAATGTCCCAGCTATGGGGAAAACAGGCATCCCCAGCATGGAAATACTGCAGGATCTCCAAGGTACGTGGAACACGTCAGAATCAGGAGGTTTGACTGACAATAGGAGTTTGGGACACTATGGTGCTGTAACAGGTGCAGAGTACACACAAGACGCTGAATCTAGCGACAGTGGATTTCAAGAGCACATTCAACCTCTGGACTCAACTAGAGCACAAAACCTGGATCTCAGTTTGAGAAATATAAGTGAAGCTTCAAGTCAAGGAAATATTAGAGAAGAAACAAATGGAACAAAGGTATCTTGCAGTTTGGCACCCTCTCTGCGCTTCCAACCAGAGAGCAAAGAGGAAATAGACAAATTATCCAATGCCCTAAGAGATGGACAgtttgacattaaaaatgtctcCTCCACAGAGGACAGAAATCATTCCCGTTCAAGCTCCCAGGAAACGAGGTCACTTGAAAAAACCCTGGGATGCTTTATAAGTTCCTCTGAAGGAGCAGATCAGACCCGCTACAGAACATCATTTGGACAGACTGGGCTGGAATCAAGCCAAGGGCTAAAGCAAAGTGGATCTGCAGTAAGAGAAGCTCTCTCGGCAAAAGAAGAGCCAAATTTAGTCATAGAGGTGGGCGGACAGAAAATACAAGCACACAAATCAGTATTAGCTGAGAAAAGTGATTATTTTAAAGCTAGGCTCTCTAGAGATATCCTGAAGGTAAAAGGAATGAGCTACAAGACCTTATTGGTGCTTGTAGATTATGTTTACTCCTCCCAGATGAACGTAAGCAAAGACAATGTTGTGGATGTCATCACAGGGGCAAAGATATTGCAGATGCCCTGTGCGGTACAGGCTGCTATTGATACCATATCCACACAGATCAAACCTGAGAACTGCTATGAAATCCTAACAATCGCCAAAAAGCAGCGACTAAGTGAACTGAAAGAAACCGCCTATCGATTCATGAGCGACAACTATCTCCAGGTTCTGAGAGATCCAGCAGTCTACGGGCGCCTCACAGGCTCAGAGAGAGATCTCATCCTGCGCAAACGGATGGAGAGTCGCAAATGTCTGATGGTGGCGGAAATTAATGATGTGTTTGAACGTGTAGGAAGTAGACCACCCAGCAGAAACAGCAGCCGTCCCCAGAGTCCCCTCTCCATCACGTCTTTTGAGGACAACCACATGATCTACTACTACAACAAGAGCAGTAAGGACTGGCACACCTTGACTGTCATGCCGGACGACATCAACACCAGGGGCTGTGGTATCTGTACCATGTACAACTACTTGTTTGTCGCCGGCGGGATCAGAGGAACTGGGGAGAAAAGCAAAGTCTCGGACAAAGTGTTCTGCTACAATCCCATCACAGACCGTTGGAGTGAAGTCCGACCCATGAACCAAGCACGATCACAACTCAAGCTTGTCTCCATGGATGGGAACCTGTACGCCATTGGCGGTGAATGTCTTTTCACGGTGGAGAAGTATGACCCTCGAATGGACCGCTGGACGGCGGTGGCTCCTCTACCTAAAGGGGCATTCGCGGTGGCTCACGAAGCCACTACGTGTAACGGCGAGCTGTACGTCTCGGGAGGGTCTCTGTTCTATCGGTTGCTGAAATATGACCCCAAGAGAGATGAATGGCAGGAGTGTCCATATAACAACAGCAGAAAAAAATCCACAGACATGGTGGCTCTCAAGAGCTTCATCTACCGATTCGATGTCAACCGTGAACAGGGGATCAGCGTCTTTAAATACAACACCATCGTGAAGATGTGGCATGATTGTGCCTCCCAGCAGCAGGGCTGCACTCTGCCATTTCGATGCGCTGTCATTGATAATTGCATCTACTGTGTGAATAAATCTCAGACTCTTCAGTTTGTTGTTGAAGAGGATGGAGGTCGATTCAAAGATGAGTCTCTAAAAGCACCTGTGGAGGCCAAAGGGATCTTATTCCCTTTCGTTCTTAGTTTGCCTGAGAGAGGTGGAAGAATTGCATGA
- the ppie gene encoding peptidyl-prolyl cis-trans isomerase E, with protein MAASKRVLYVGGLAEEVDEKVLHAAFIPFGDITDIQIPLDYETETHRGFAFIEFELAEDAAAAIDNMNESELFGRTIRVNIAKPMRIKEGSSRPVWSEDDWLKKFSGKTIEESEEAETTAESASTNTQEGEPPAKKGRTNPQVYMDIKIGNKPAGRLRFLLRADVVPMTAENFRCLCTHEKGFGFKGSSFHRIIPQFMCQGGDFTNHNGTGGKSIYGGKFEDENFVLKHTQPGQLSMANSGPNTNGSQFFITVDKTDWLDGKHVVFGELIEGMDVLRAMEAQGTKDGKPKQKVIISNCGEYV; from the exons ATGGCGGCGAGTAAACGTGTTCTTTATGTTG GGGGTCTTGCGGAGGAGGTGGATGAGAAAGTGCTGCACGCTGCATTCATTCCCTTCGGTGACATAACGGATATTCAGATCCCATTAGATTATGAGACCG AGACACACAGGGGCTTTGCATTCATAGAGTTTGAGCTGGCAGAG GATGCAGCAGCTGCCATCGATAATATG aatgAGTCGGAGCTGTTCGGGAGAACCATCAGGGTGAACATCGCCAAACCCATGAGAATTAAAGAGGGCTCCTCTCGACCAG TGTGGTCTGAAGATGACTGGCTGAAGAAGTTCTCAGGGAAGACCATTGAGGAGAGTGAGGAGGCGGAGACAACTGCGGAATCAGCCAGCACAAACACTCAGGAG GGAGAGCCTCCAGCGAAAAAAGGCAGAACTAACCCTCAGGTCTACATGGACATCAAGATTGGCAACAAACCTGCAGGTCGACTGCGCTTCCTTCTGCGAGCAGACGTTGTGCCTATGACTGCAG AAAATTTCCGTTGTCTATGCACACATGAGAAGGGCTTTGGATTCAAGGGCAGCAGCTTCCACAGAATCATCCCTCAGTTTATGTGCCAGGGTGGAGATTTCACCAATCACAACGGCACTGGGGGGAAATCCATATATGGAGGGAAGTTTGAGGATGAGAACTTTGTCCTCAAACACACCCAACCAG GTCAGCTGTCGATGGCAAACTCTGGTCCCAATACTAACGGCTCTCAGTTCTTCATAACTGTTGATAAGACAGACTGGCTAGATGGCAAACATGTGGTATTTGGAGAACTCATAGAGGGCATGGACGTACTTCGGGCCATGGAG GCTCAGGGAACAAAAGATGGCAAACCCAAACAGAAAGTAATCATCTCTAATTGTGGAGAGTATGTGTAA